In one Candidatus Zixiibacteriota bacterium genomic region, the following are encoded:
- a CDS encoding PAS domain S-box protein: protein MSDSEATDKNDPARNMWSRSKILFNTIALTAVSVFLVEWLLYSVLEDVFADSVMAGMVVNSLSIVFIFTISVIFLLRKLRNKNMPQSTFDTCLETHLNSIIDVCPDAITVADLDGNVLECNRAALDLLKIQSKNDYIGQNLYNYISEDLKNSLTEDIKRVQSSQKLISLDYELIQTDGTRIFVDVSASVLRDSNGNPYGFIATGRDVTARKKAERDLHESEERFKKLISAAPVSILLVQDGRYVFGNHASARMLGYDHPSQIIGLSALDTIAPECHQAIIERMKQVKSGSANKSMQLKIQRPDGAFIWSESTSVPIKIDGKDAALVIGRDMTEQRKAEQKIRESEQKYRTLVEKSLQGVIIAQDNPIRLSFANQAIADMVGYSVEELVSMSPEKLSCLIHEDDREEFLGNFRKRLAGEQLAPIREYRFIDRSGQVRWIESYSNLIDYNGEKATLTVFVDITERKKAESELRLNSLVLDQIQDRVTITDLKGRITYVNEAEVRTLGYPKEKLIGSSVEIYGEDPEQGASQSEIVEETLKHGFWRGEIVNYTSDGKEIILDCRTQVVHDENDRVVALCGISTDITKRKQTEEALRDSEFLLNETGDIARVGGWEVDLKTNELKWTKTTRLIHEVEDDFKPNIKNGTEFYEPEYRPIITRAVRDAIAKNKSFDLELQLKTAKEKRIWVRTIGKPEFIDGKCLRVRGIFQDITERKNAELKLRASEEKLASYISLAPDGIFVVDDSGRYIDVNNAAILLTGYSKDELLNMTISDLAHPDFEKNGIESFQELKKNGHVNAEICILTKSGTELWASMDGVRLTDNSFMAFCADITETKRLRELEARAQRLETAGTFAGQIAHDFNNLLGPLIAYPELMRCELPRNHTVLTYLHDIEMSARRMADINQQLLTLGRRGHYSHDIINLNEVVLQAVREARIDSATVKCRLELADDLMNIKGGFAQIHRVISNLLSNARDAIGDIGTITVKTENFYADDVSIAFGQVPRGEFIKLTISDDGCGIPENLVDRVFDPFVTSKKTDRERGSGLGLSIVDAVMKDHEGFVDLETKTGQGTSFYLYFPVSRESRGDESEAEIQGGNEKIMIIDDDRVQRDVTSKLLKKLGYSVSEVECGEKAIEILKSERFDLLILDMVMPPGIDGAETYERVIDIQPDQKAIIMSGFSETERVIKAQKLGVGAFIKKPVTLKTLASAIRTELNRKRKKAYT from the coding sequence GTGTCCGATTCCGAAGCCACTGATAAAAACGATCCTGCCAGGAATATGTGGTCTCGCAGTAAGATCTTATTCAATACGATTGCGCTGACCGCGGTCTCTGTTTTCCTGGTAGAATGGCTGTTGTACTCTGTTCTGGAGGATGTTTTCGCTGACTCTGTAATGGCAGGGATGGTGGTAAATAGTCTGAGCATAGTTTTTATATTTACCATTTCGGTTATATTCTTACTCAGAAAACTGCGCAATAAAAACATGCCTCAATCCACATTTGACACCTGTCTGGAGACTCACTTGAATTCGATAATCGATGTTTGCCCCGATGCGATCACGGTGGCTGACCTTGATGGGAATGTACTTGAGTGCAACCGGGCGGCCCTTGACCTGTTAAAGATTCAAAGTAAAAATGATTACATCGGACAGAACCTCTACAATTACATCAGTGAAGATTTGAAAAACAGTCTCACCGAGGATATCAAGCGTGTGCAGTCCTCCCAAAAACTCATCAGCCTCGATTACGAATTGATCCAAACCGACGGCACTCGTATCTTCGTTGATGTTTCCGCCAGCGTTTTGCGTGATAGCAATGGTAATCCATATGGTTTTATCGCAACCGGCCGGGATGTTACTGCTCGCAAAAAAGCGGAACGCGATTTGCATGAAAGCGAGGAACGTTTCAAGAAGCTGATCTCGGCGGCCCCGGTTTCGATTTTACTGGTACAGGATGGCAGATATGTTTTTGGCAACCACGCCAGCGCACGGATGCTGGGTTACGATCATCCCTCGCAAATAATTGGTCTAAGCGCGTTGGATACGATCGCCCCGGAGTGTCATCAGGCTATAATCGAACGAATGAAACAAGTCAAGTCCGGTTCGGCAAATAAATCGATGCAGCTTAAGATACAGCGACCTGACGGTGCATTCATCTGGTCTGAGTCGACCTCGGTGCCGATCAAGATCGATGGTAAGGACGCCGCGCTCGTGATCGGACGCGACATGACTGAGCAGAGAAAAGCCGAACAGAAAATCCGCGAGAGCGAACAGAAATATCGAACTCTTGTAGAAAAATCCCTGCAGGGTGTAATCATCGCCCAGGATAATCCTATCAGGCTGAGTTTCGCCAACCAGGCGATTGCCGATATGGTTGGTTACAGCGTAGAGGAACTGGTATCCATGTCGCCTGAAAAGCTGAGTTGCCTTATCCATGAGGATGACCGTGAGGAATTTCTAGGCAATTTCAGAAAACGCCTGGCTGGAGAACAGCTCGCACCGATCAGAGAATACAGGTTTATAGACCGTTCCGGGCAGGTACGCTGGATTGAAAGTTACAGCAACCTGATTGACTATAACGGCGAAAAGGCGACCCTGACGGTCTTTGTTGATATAACCGAGAGAAAAAAAGCGGAATCCGAACTGAGGTTGAATTCCCTCGTGCTGGACCAGATCCAGGATCGCGTCACGATCACCGATCTGAAAGGTCGAATTACTTATGTTAATGAAGCAGAGGTAAGAACTCTCGGCTACCCGAAAGAAAAACTTATCGGCAGTTCAGTGGAAATTTATGGTGAAGACCCGGAGCAGGGTGCCAGCCAGAGTGAGATCGTCGAGGAAACATTAAAGCACGGTTTTTGGCGGGGTGAAATCGTAAACTACACCAGCGATGGAAAAGAGATCATCCTTGACTGCAGAACCCAGGTTGTACATGATGAGAATGACAGAGTTGTCGCTTTGTGTGGTATCTCGACTGACATCACCAAGAGGAAACAAACTGAAGAAGCCCTGCGTGACTCCGAGTTCCTTCTGAATGAAACCGGCGATATCGCGAGAGTCGGAGGCTGGGAAGTTGACCTCAAAACCAACGAGTTGAAATGGACAAAAACCACTCGTCTGATTCATGAAGTTGAGGATGATTTTAAACCGAACATAAAAAATGGAACTGAATTCTATGAGCCTGAATACCGTCCGATAATCACCCGTGCTGTTCGTGATGCGATTGCAAAAAATAAATCATTCGATCTGGAATTGCAGTTGAAAACCGCAAAGGAGAAGCGCATATGGGTGAGGACGATTGGCAAGCCGGAATTCATTGACGGCAAATGCCTGCGAGTCAGGGGGATCTTCCAGGACATCACCGAACGCAAAAATGCGGAATTGAAACTCCGTGCCAGCGAGGAAAAGCTGGCAAGCTATATATCCCTCGCTCCCGACGGCATCTTTGTTGTCGATGATTCCGGGCGGTATATCGATGTTAACAATGCGGCTATACTCTTGACCGGCTACTCCAAAGACGAGTTGCTGAACATGACGATCTCTGATCTCGCTCATCCGGATTTCGAGAAAAACGGAATCGAATCATTCCAGGAACTCAAGAAAAACGGCCATGTCAATGCTGAAATATGCATACTGACAAAGAGTGGAACCGAACTCTGGGCCTCGATGGATGGGGTCCGTTTGACCGATAACAGCTTCATGGCATTTTGCGCGGATATTACCGAGACCAAGCGCTTGCGCGAACTCGAAGCGCGCGCCCAGAGACTGGAGACAGCCGGAACATTTGCCGGGCAGATTGCTCACGATTTTAACAACTTGCTGGGACCGTTGATTGCTTATCCAGAACTGATGCGTTGCGAACTTCCGCGCAACCATACGGTTCTAACCTATCTCCACGATATCGAAATGTCTGCCAGGCGCATGGCCGATATCAATCAACAACTGCTGACCCTGGGGCGCCGGGGGCATTACAGCCATGACATCATTAATCTCAATGAAGTTGTGCTGCAGGCTGTAAGGGAAGCGCGTATTGACTCAGCCACAGTCAAATGCCGGCTCGAACTCGCTGATGATCTTATGAATATCAAGGGCGGTTTTGCCCAGATCCACCGGGTAATATCTAATTTGCTGAGCAATGCCCGCGATGCTATCGGAGATATCGGAACTATAACCGTAAAAACCGAGAACTTTTACGCCGATGATGTCAGCATCGCTTTCGGCCAGGTGCCACGGGGTGAATTTATCAAGCTTACTATTTCTGATGATGGTTGCGGTATACCCGAGAATCTGGTCGACCGAGTCTTCGATCCGTTTGTGACTTCGAAAAAAACTGACCGCGAACGCGGTTCCGGACTGGGGCTCAGTATCGTTGATGCGGTCATGAAAGACCACGAGGGTTTTGTTGATCTCGAGACAAAAACAGGCCAGGGAACTTCGTTTTATCTCTACTTCCCGGTTTCGCGCGAAAGCAGGGGAGATGAATCCGAGGCGGAAATTCAGGGTGGAAACGAGAAAATCATGATTATCGATGACGATCGTGTCCAGCGTGATGTGACCTCGAAACTGCTTAAAAAACTCGGTTACAGCGTAAGCGAGGTCGAATGCGGTGAAAAAGCGATCGAGATCCTGAAATCAGAGCGTTTTGACTTATTGATTCTTGACATGGTTATGCCTCCGGGTATAGACGGCGCGGAGACCTACGAACGTGTAATCGACATACAGCCTGACCAGAAAGCGATTATAATGTCCGGTTTTTCGGAAACGGAGCGTGTTATCAAAGCCCAGAAGCTGGGAGTTGGCGCTTTTATAAAAAAACCTGTCACGCTTAAAACTCTGGCTTCTGCGATCCGTACAGAACTGAATAGAAAGCGCAAAAAGGCTTATACTTGA
- a CDS encoding sigma-70 family RNA polymerase sigma factor, translated as MKQSSRITLTNLIRKCSSGDQSAWHELIDLIAPLIFSICHKSRLSRDESFDIYGQVCLELLKSIDSISDPKKIYAFVSTITRRQIYAYYNSLKFNEFIENKDVLDDGSDGISAESFYLRIKNRELLSEALESLPIKESKLLKLLFLDRRGLSYREISKYLNIPESSIGPTRSRALEKLYRKLKGKMKPI; from the coding sequence ATGAAGCAATCATCCCGAATTACGCTGACAAATCTTATACGCAAGTGCAGTTCCGGTGATCAATCTGCGTGGCATGAGCTGATCGATTTAATTGCACCCCTGATATTTTCGATCTGCCACAAGAGCCGTCTCTCCCGGGACGAGAGTTTCGACATTTACGGGCAGGTCTGCCTGGAACTGCTGAAATCGATTGATTCCATATCGGATCCGAAAAAAATCTATGCGTTTGTCTCGACAATCACGCGCAGGCAGATTTACGCGTACTACAACTCATTGAAATTTAACGAGTTCATTGAAAACAAAGATGTCCTTGACGATGGCTCGGATGGTATTTCAGCCGAATCATTTTACCTCAGGATAAAAAACCGTGAGCTACTGTCCGAAGCGCTGGAAAGCCTGCCGATAAAGGAATCCAAATTGCTGAAACTGCTGTTTCTGGACAGGCGCGGGTTATCCTACCGGGAGATATCAAAATACTTAAATATACCTGAATCTTCGATCGGACCGACCCGCTCCAGGGCGCTGGAAAAACTGTATCGTAAGTTGAAGGGTAAAATGAAACCGATTTAG